The proteins below are encoded in one region of Ricinus communis isolate WT05 ecotype wild-type chromosome 6, ASM1957865v1, whole genome shotgun sequence:
- the LOC107261380 gene encoding uncharacterized protein LOC107261380 produces MEKTVKRIRKETKERCKNSKSSSPSTPLELETNFDLVDSSSDSELEETMENLGRTLRELAAPNVDQQPLCIQYPDLEVAFKLKSGLIHLLPTLHGLENEDPHKHLKEFHVVCSSMRPQGLSEEKIKMHAFPFSLADRVNDWLFYLPSGSITTSTDMARAFLDKFFPASRAASIRREICGIKQKDVETLHEYWERFKKLCASCPQHGITEQLLIQYFYEGLLPMERKVMDATSGGAIVNKTPQATRDLISIMATNSQQFGFGQDSTSRRVNEVSSNSIETQLSKLTSLVQKLALGNAPKARVCGSCTDPSHPTNMCPTLQEESNEQVNMVGGFPNRKYDPYSNTYNPGYKDHPNLSYGSRNQNFQNSNQNFQNSHHNFQQRSGNFQQSPLVKQGMSLEDIVKELANNINVFQQETRASIQNLEAQVGQLASSLSKLESQGKLPSQTIVNPRHNASVITLRSGKELKEFDDAKRHGQALEEGVEKEMATSS; encoded by the coding sequence ATGGAGAAAACcgtaaaaagaataagaaaggaGACTAAAGAACGTTGtaagaattcaaaatcttcTTCACCTTCTACACCTCTAGAATTGGAAACAAATTTTGACTTGGTTGATTCTTCAAGTGATTCTGAATTAGAAGAAACCATGGAAAATCTAGGAAGAACTCTAAGGGAATTGGCGGCACCAAATGTAGACCAACAACCGCTTTGCATTCAATATCCCGATTTGGAGGTAGCCTTTAAGCTAAAATCAGGTTTGATACATTTATTACCTACTTTGCACGGTCTTGAGAATGAAGATCCTCATAAACACTTGAAAGAATTTCATGTGGTATGTTCGAGCATGAGACCACAAGGGCTATCCgaagaaaaaatcaaaatgcatgcatttccattttcattAGCCGATAGAGTTAACGATTGGCTATTCTATTTGCCATCCGGTTCTATCACCACATCGACGGATATGGCAAGAGCATTCCTTGATAAGTTCTTTCCCGCCTCAAGAGCCGCAAGTATAAGGAGGGAAATATGTGGAATCAAGCAAAAAGATGTGGAGACTCTCCATGAATATTGGGAACGGTTTAAAAAATTGTGCGCGAGTTGCCCTCAACATGGAATTACCGAACAACTTCTCATCCAATACTTTTATGAGGGATTGTTACCCATGGAGAGAAAAGTGATGGATGCCACTAGTGGAGGTGCTATAGTGAACAAAACTCCTCAAGCCACTAGGGACTTGATCTCCATCATGGCTACCAACTCTCAACAATTTGGCTTCGGTCAAGATTCAACATCAAGAAGAGTGAATGAGGTAAGTAGCAATTCTATCGAAACTCAATTGTCTAAACTAACCTCTCTTGTTCAAAAATTGGCCTTAGGAAATGCACCAAAAGCCAGAGTTTGCGGAAGTTGTACTGATCCAAGTCATCCAACCAACATGTGTCCAACACTTCAAGAGGAATCTAATGAGCAAGTCAACATGGTTGGAGGATTTCCAAACAGGAAGTATGATCCTTATTCAAACACGTACAATCCAGGATATAAGGATCATCCTAACCTTAGCTATGGatcaagaaatcaaaatttccaaaactctaatcaaaatttccaaaactCTCATCACAATTTCCAACAAAGATCAGGAAATTTCCAGCAATCACCTCTCGTAAAGCAAGGTATGTCTCTTGAAGATATTGTTAAAGAGcttgctaataatataaatgttttTCAACAGGAAACGAGAGCAAGTATTCAAAATTTAGAGGCTCAAGTAGGGCAATTGGCATCTTCATTGAGCAAATTAGAATCTCAAGGTAAATTGCCATCACAAACAATTGTCAATCCAAGGCACAATGCTAGTGTAATAACCTTGAGAAGTGgaaaagaattgaaagaatttgaTGATGCAAAAAGGCATGGGCAAGCCTTAGAAGAGGGggttgaaaaagaaatggcGACCTCATCGTAA
- the LOC8270581 gene encoding beta-glucosidase 17 isoform X2, whose protein sequence is MIVQLCLFLCLFNLAYFWDQVGGQKAFQSATALTRSSFPDGFIFGAGSSAYQYEGAAALDGRAPSIWDTFTREHPELLQKDIPLMKDIGLDSYRLSISWPRVLPGGRISRGVNWEGVKFYNYLIDELLSNGIQPFVTIFHWDVPQALEDEYNGLLSPNIVNDYYDYVDFCFKEFGDRVKHWVTVNEPNLMSIYGYAYGVNAPGRCSDYIGNCTQGDSATEPYIVVHHLILCHSTAVRLYREKYQATQGGIIGITVFTAWIVPKYQDAACKKAASRACDFLFGWIMHPITYGDYPETMKYLVGNRLPGFTEAEAELVKGSYDFIGINYYTAVYADDLTSYSSVNLSYTTDSRVNETSEKNGIPIGQPTDVSWLYIYPEGIDELLLYLNRKYNHPVIYITENGMGDKSSLSLADALQDRLRIKFHHLHLSYILNAIKEGVNVRGYYIWSFLDDFEWDLGYTFRFGITYIDYTNGLQRYLKRSALWFKKFLQNENRITESSLLNVE, encoded by the exons ATGATAGTTCAACTGTGTCTCTTTCTCTGCCTCTTCAATCTTGCTTATTTCTGGGATCAAGTTGGAGGGCAGAAAGCATTTCAGTCCGCTACTGCACTAACCAGGAGTAGTTTTCCTGATGGCTTTATCTTTGGTGCAGGATCAAGTGCTTACCAG TATGAAGGAGCAGCAGCTTTGGATGGCAGGGCACCAAGTATATGGGATACTTTCACTAGAGAACATCCAG AATTGCTACAGAAGGACATTCCTCTCATGAAAGATATCGGTTTAGACTCCTATAGATTATCAATCTCATGGCCAAGAGTACTACCTG GGGGAAGAATTAGCAGGGGAGTGAACTGGGAAGGCGTCAAATTCTATAATTATCTGATTGACGAGCTCCTTTCAAATG GTATACAGCCCTTTGTAACCATATTCCACTGGGATGTTCCACAAGCTCTTGAAGATGAATACAACGGACTTTTAAGCCCAAATATTGT GAATGATTACTATGACTACGTCGACTTTTGTTTCAAAGAATTTGGAGATAGAGTGAAGCATTGGGTGACTGTCAATGAACCTAATTTAATGAGTATTTATGGATATGCATATGGTGTTAATGCACCTGGTCGATGTTCGGATTATATTGGAAATTGCACTCAAGGAGACTCTGCCACAGAGCCGTATATTGTCGTCCATCACCTGATTCTCTGTCATTCGACTGCCGTGAGATTGTACAGGGAAAAATATCAG GCTACTCAAGGAGGAATTATTGGGATTACAGTATTTACAGCATGGATAGTTCCCAAGTATCAGGATGCTGCTTGCAAGAAGGCCGCCTCTAGAGCCTGTGATTTTCTGTTCGGATG GATTATGCATCCAATTACTTATGGTGACTACCCCGAAACCATGAAATATTTGGTGGGTAATAGACTACCAGGATTCACAGAAGCAGAAGCTGAATTGGTAAAAGGCTCATATGATTTCATTGGAATAAATTACTACACAGCAGTCTATGCAGATGATCTTACATCTTATAGTAGTGTGAATCTGAGTTATACAACTGATAGCCGCGTTAACGAAACaa GTGAGAAAAATGGGATTCCTATTGGTCAACCA ACTGATGTCAGCTGGCTATACATATACCCAGAGGGAATTGATGAACTTCTGCTGTACTTGAACAGAAAATACAACCATCCTGTCATTTACATCACTGAGAatg GAATGGGTGATAAGAGCTCATTGTCACTTGCTGATGCTCTCCAAGATAGGCTGAGGATAAAATTCCATCATCTTCATCTATCATATATCTTAAACGCCATCAA gGAAGGTGTTAACGTCAGAGGATACTATATTTGGTCATTTTTAGATGACTTCGAATGGGATTTGGGTTATACTTTTCGATTTGGTATCACTTATATTGATTATACGAATGGTTTACAAAGATATCTCAAACGCTCTGCTTTGTGGTTCAAGAAATTCCTCCAAAATGAGAACAGAATTACTGAATCTTCTTTGTTGAACGTTGAGTGA
- the LOC8270581 gene encoding beta-glucosidase 17 isoform X1: MIVQLCLFLCLFNLAYFWDQVGGQKAFQSATALTRSSFPDGFIFGAGSSAYQYEGAAALDGRAPSIWDTFTREHPEKIRDHSNGNVAEDFYHLYGKDIPLMKDIGLDSYRLSISWPRVLPGGRISRGVNWEGVKFYNYLIDELLSNGIQPFVTIFHWDVPQALEDEYNGLLSPNIVNDYYDYVDFCFKEFGDRVKHWVTVNEPNLMSIYGYAYGVNAPGRCSDYIGNCTQGDSATEPYIVVHHLILCHSTAVRLYREKYQATQGGIIGITVFTAWIVPKYQDAACKKAASRACDFLFGWIMHPITYGDYPETMKYLVGNRLPGFTEAEAELVKGSYDFIGINYYTAVYADDLTSYSSVNLSYTTDSRVNETSEKNGIPIGQPTDVSWLYIYPEGIDELLLYLNRKYNHPVIYITENGMGDKSSLSLADALQDRLRIKFHHLHLSYILNAIKEGVNVRGYYIWSFLDDFEWDLGYTFRFGITYIDYTNGLQRYLKRSALWFKKFLQNENRITESSLLNVE, encoded by the exons ATGATAGTTCAACTGTGTCTCTTTCTCTGCCTCTTCAATCTTGCTTATTTCTGGGATCAAGTTGGAGGGCAGAAAGCATTTCAGTCCGCTACTGCACTAACCAGGAGTAGTTTTCCTGATGGCTTTATCTTTGGTGCAGGATCAAGTGCTTACCAG TATGAAGGAGCAGCAGCTTTGGATGGCAGGGCACCAAGTATATGGGATACTTTCACTAGAGAACATCCAG AAAAAATTAGAGACCACAGTAATGGGAATGTAGCTGAGGATTTTTACCATCTTTATGGG AAGGACATTCCTCTCATGAAAGATATCGGTTTAGACTCCTATAGATTATCAATCTCATGGCCAAGAGTACTACCTG GGGGAAGAATTAGCAGGGGAGTGAACTGGGAAGGCGTCAAATTCTATAATTATCTGATTGACGAGCTCCTTTCAAATG GTATACAGCCCTTTGTAACCATATTCCACTGGGATGTTCCACAAGCTCTTGAAGATGAATACAACGGACTTTTAAGCCCAAATATTGT GAATGATTACTATGACTACGTCGACTTTTGTTTCAAAGAATTTGGAGATAGAGTGAAGCATTGGGTGACTGTCAATGAACCTAATTTAATGAGTATTTATGGATATGCATATGGTGTTAATGCACCTGGTCGATGTTCGGATTATATTGGAAATTGCACTCAAGGAGACTCTGCCACAGAGCCGTATATTGTCGTCCATCACCTGATTCTCTGTCATTCGACTGCCGTGAGATTGTACAGGGAAAAATATCAG GCTACTCAAGGAGGAATTATTGGGATTACAGTATTTACAGCATGGATAGTTCCCAAGTATCAGGATGCTGCTTGCAAGAAGGCCGCCTCTAGAGCCTGTGATTTTCTGTTCGGATG GATTATGCATCCAATTACTTATGGTGACTACCCCGAAACCATGAAATATTTGGTGGGTAATAGACTACCAGGATTCACAGAAGCAGAAGCTGAATTGGTAAAAGGCTCATATGATTTCATTGGAATAAATTACTACACAGCAGTCTATGCAGATGATCTTACATCTTATAGTAGTGTGAATCTGAGTTATACAACTGATAGCCGCGTTAACGAAACaa GTGAGAAAAATGGGATTCCTATTGGTCAACCA ACTGATGTCAGCTGGCTATACATATACCCAGAGGGAATTGATGAACTTCTGCTGTACTTGAACAGAAAATACAACCATCCTGTCATTTACATCACTGAGAatg GAATGGGTGATAAGAGCTCATTGTCACTTGCTGATGCTCTCCAAGATAGGCTGAGGATAAAATTCCATCATCTTCATCTATCATATATCTTAAACGCCATCAA gGAAGGTGTTAACGTCAGAGGATACTATATTTGGTCATTTTTAGATGACTTCGAATGGGATTTGGGTTATACTTTTCGATTTGGTATCACTTATATTGATTATACGAATGGTTTACAAAGATATCTCAAACGCTCTGCTTTGTGGTTCAAGAAATTCCTCCAAAATGAGAACAGAATTACTGAATCTTCTTTGTTGAACGTTGAGTGA